In Nilaparvata lugens isolate BPH chromosome 5, ASM1435652v1, whole genome shotgun sequence, the following proteins share a genomic window:
- the LOC111043646 gene encoding uncharacterized protein LOC111043646 translates to MTGLINTAALNTINLLESEQLATIKNALRKLNEAHKSYLLSEKINEALVDLLEGNELNEEISSKLRSVLCSPSDLLAVDRDEENDTCSILGLSTNISHVERDEESDTRCILGLSTNISHVESNRLNIAEDSQLFEKVHNKLLSWCSHGQTLEKVLRQLGLSDYLDQPGEALLSDNQSQVLKLRRDLSQLIDRRVALTQELQSMMQIQDDAFVDDLPTSEDTAPPSTMTVNQVIARASELERKTESWVAGLDVDMGVALKKLHQMLDEEFEAKELTRKRLAAKLAAYKQLEEETDFASILKNYLKAKSAASRWKWTLDELKTSSEINM, encoded by the exons ATGACTGGTCTAATCAACACTGCTGCATTGAACACAATCAACTTGCTAGAAAGTGAACAATTGGCAACCATCAAGAACGCtttgagaaaattgaatgaagctcATAAATCCTACTTGCTTTCGGAAAAAATCAATGAGGCTCTTGTCGATTTATTGGAAGGTAATGAATTGAATGAGGAAATTTCAAGCAAACTGAGGTCTGTTCTGTGTTCACCTTCAGATTTGttagcagttgatagagatgaAGAGAATGATACGTGTTCTATCCTAGGACTTTCAACAAATATTTCCCATGTagaaagagatgaagagagTGATACGCGTTGTATCCTAGGACTTTCAACAAATATTTCCCATGTAGAAAGTAATAGGCTCAATATTGCAGAAGACTCACAACTGTTCGAAAAAGTTCACAATAAACTTTTATCTTGGTGTTCGCATGGTCAGACTCTTGAAAAGGTTCTACGACAAC TTGGCCTATCAGATTACCTGGACCAGCCAGGGGAAGCGTTGCTCAGCGACAATCAGTCCCAGGTGTTGAAATTGCGCCGCGATCTGAGTCAGCTGATCGATCGCAGAGTGGCGCTCACCCAAGAACTGCAGTCGATGATGCAGATCCAAGATGATGCCTTTGTCGATGATCTGCCGACAAGTGAAGACACGGCTCCTCCGTCCACAATGACTGTCAACCAAGTCATCGCTAGAGCAAG TGAACTTGAACGCAAAACCGAATCATGGGTAGCCGGCCTAGATGTGGACATGGGTGTGGCGTTGAAGAAGCTGCATCAAATGCTGGATGAGGAATTCGAAGCCAAGGAGTTGACACGCAAACGACTCGCCGCGAAATTGGCCGCCTACAAACAGCTGGAGGAGGAGACTGACTTCGCCAGcattctcaaaaactacttgaAAGCGAAGAGTGCTGCCTCAAGGTGGAAGTGGACCCTTGATGAACTGAAGACATCGTCTGAAATTAATATGTGA
- the LOC111043648 gene encoding mediator of RNA polymerase II transcription subunit 21 yields the protein MADRLTQLQDLINQQAEYFCNSIGILQQFSTPSKFSGFDRGGNAGGSTPSSGGATTANQNSQSNQNSQSNQQDDYATLFATLIARTAKDIDVIIESLPNDDSSTELQIASLRLLEQENQEAAERLEEVVRRGEVLLEQVQSALADIAQSQLEMQQLTTKQLVDKGSATSLPATNP from the exons ATGGCTGACCGACTAACCCAACTACAAGATCTGATCAACCAGCAAGCCGAGTACTTTTGCAACAGCATCGGAATCCTCCAGCAGTTCTCGACTCCGAGCAAATTCTCCGGTTTCGATCGTGGCGGTAACGCGGGTGGCAGCACGCCCAGCAGCGGCGGCGCTACGACCGCCAATCAGAACAGTCAATCCAATCAGAACAGCCAATCCAACCAGCAGGACGACTACGCGACTCTGTTCGCGACGCTGATCGCTCGCACGGCGAAGGACATCGATGTGATCATTGAGTCGTTGCCGAACGACGATTCGTCGACCGAGTTGCAGATTGCCAGTCTGCGTCTGCTGGAACAGGAGAACCAGGAGGCGGCCGAGCGCCTCGAGGAGGTGGTCAGGCGGGGAGAGGTGCTCTTGGAACAG gTGCAGTCAGCGTTGGCAGATATCGCCCAGAGCCAGCTCGAAATGCAGCAACTCACTACTAAGCAACTAGTTGATAAGGGGTCTGCCACCTCCCTCCCAGCCACCAATCCCTAG